In Dysgonomonadaceae bacterium zrk40, one genomic interval encodes:
- a CDS encoding DUF4251 domain-containing protein — MKKMLSYRFSLILLLLTFWGCGSSLTVAEKERLAMEVQEAVEQSSFRFEATYAYPTGYQPVYLSPYYDVTVSPDTVKAYLPYYGRAYRAPMDPREGGFQFTSTDFTYRYAPGKKRGSWMAKITILDLDRPVTFSFDIWGNGTSRLLVNDFNRQSISFQGDISISDEEKQ; from the coding sequence ATGAAAAAAATGTTATCTTACCGATTCAGTCTCATCTTGCTATTGCTCACATTCTGGGGATGTGGCAGTTCCCTGACAGTGGCAGAAAAGGAGAGACTGGCTATGGAGGTGCAGGAGGCAGTGGAGCAGTCATCTTTTCGTTTTGAGGCGACTTATGCTTATCCCACCGGCTACCAACCGGTTTACTTGTCGCCATATTATGATGTGACAGTGTCTCCCGACACGGTGAAAGCCTATCTGCCATACTATGGCCGTGCCTACCGTGCACCGATGGATCCTCGTGAGGGAGGGTTTCAGTTTACCAGTACTGATTTCACCTATCGCTATGCTCCCGGAAAGAAGCGAGGCAGTTGGATGGCTAAGATCACAATCCTGGATCTTGACCGGCCGGTGACCTTTAGCTTCGACATCTGGGGAAATGGTACTTCCCGTCTTTTGGTGAACGACTTCAACAGGCAGTCGATCTCATTCCAAGGTGATATTAGTATCTCGGATGAGGAGAAACAGTAG